From a region of the Fusarium verticillioides 7600 chromosome 9, whole genome shotgun sequence genome:
- a CDS encoding adenosine deaminase: MDFVGLPKIELHAHLTGSISRRALHEVWLRKKETGSTDLEDPLIVMPEGKHDYNLQTFFPLFSSYIYNLITDEESVRDTTKSVLKDFLNDGVCYLELRTTPRTTPQLSAERYISTLLDVVSSFESQNPQLHTRLILAVDRRHTPEQAASTLELALTYREQGVVGLDLCGDPTARPSGEISVFTPVFLEAKKKGLGITVHFAEAEASGSKEELNTLLSWEPDRLGHVIWEDEEIKREIARRGLCLELCLSCNVRAGMVLGGFEGHHFGHWRGVNGPKISLSTDDVGVFGSPLSNEYRLVAEHFGLDRQAICKLSRQPIDGIFGGEREKERLKDIMWTR; encoded by the exons ATGGACTTCGTCGGACTGCCAAAGATAGAG CTTCACGCCCATTTGACTGGGAGCATTTCCCGCCGCGCTCTCCATGAGGTATGGCTACGTAAAAAGGAGACAGGCAGCACCGACCTAGAAGATCCTCTGATCGTCATGCCTGAAGGGAAACACGATTACAATTTGCAAAC ATTCTTCCCGCTCTTCAGCAGTTACATATATAACCTTATCACGGATGAGGAATCTGTTCGAGACACAACAAAATCTGTATTGAAAGACTTTCTTAATGATGGCGTCTGttatcttgagcttcgaaCAACACCACGCACTACGCCTCAGCTCTCAGCAGAGCGGTACATCTCAACTCTCCTTGATGTGGTCTCGTCATTTGAGTCTCAGAACCCTCAACTGCACACTCGCTTGATCCTCGCTGTTGATCGACGACATACCCCTGAGCAGGCTGCTTCcacccttgagcttgctctGACATACCGTGAGCAGGGAGTCGTTGGCTTGGATCTCTGCGGTGATCCAACAGCGAGGCCATCAGGCGAGATAAGTGTCTTCACACCTGTGTTCCTAGAGGCCAAAAAGAAAGGCTTAGGGATTACGGTTCACTTTGCCGAAGCTGAGGCGAGTGGGTCGAAAGAGGAGTTAAACACGCTGCTCTCTTGGGAACCAGACAGGCTTGGACATGTGATTTGGGAGGACGAAGAGATCAAGAGGGAGATTGCAAGGAGAGGGCTGTGTCTCGAGTTATGCCTGAGCTGCAATGTCAGAGCCGGGATGGTGTTGGGCGGCTTCGAGGGCCACCACTTTGGGCACTGGAGAGGTGTCAACGGCCCCAAGATCTCACTCAGC ACTGATGATGTGGGCGTGTTCGGAAGCCCCCTATCTAACGAATATAGACTCGTGGCGGAACATTTTGGTCTTGATCGCCAGGCTATATGTAAGCTTTCCAGACAGCCTATTGATGGAATATTTGGGGGCGAACGGGAGAAAGAGAGGTTGAAAGATATCATGTGGACACGGTGA
- a CDS encoding adenosine deaminase — protein sequence MPEGKHDYNLQTFFPLFSSYIYNLITDEESVRDTTKSVLKDFLNDGVCYLELRTTPRTTPQLSAERYISTLLDVVSSFESQNPQLHTRLILAVDRRHTPEQAASTLELALTYREQGVVGLDLCGDPTARPSGEISVFTPVFLEAKKKGLGITVHFAEAEASGSKEELNTLLSWEPDRLGHVIWEDEEIKREIARRGLCLELCLSCNVRAGMVLGGFEGHHFGHWRGVNGPKISLSTDDVGVFGSPLSNEYRLVAEHFGLDRQAICKLSRQPIDGIFGGEREKERLKDIMWTR from the exons ATGCCTGAAGGGAAACACGATTACAATTTGCAAAC ATTCTTCCCGCTCTTCAGCAGTTACATATATAACCTTATCACGGATGAGGAATCTGTTCGAGACACAACAAAATCTGTATTGAAAGACTTTCTTAATGATGGCGTCTGttatcttgagcttcgaaCAACACCACGCACTACGCCTCAGCTCTCAGCAGAGCGGTACATCTCAACTCTCCTTGATGTGGTCTCGTCATTTGAGTCTCAGAACCCTCAACTGCACACTCGCTTGATCCTCGCTGTTGATCGACGACATACCCCTGAGCAGGCTGCTTCcacccttgagcttgctctGACATACCGTGAGCAGGGAGTCGTTGGCTTGGATCTCTGCGGTGATCCAACAGCGAGGCCATCAGGCGAGATAAGTGTCTTCACACCTGTGTTCCTAGAGGCCAAAAAGAAAGGCTTAGGGATTACGGTTCACTTTGCCGAAGCTGAGGCGAGTGGGTCGAAAGAGGAGTTAAACACGCTGCTCTCTTGGGAACCAGACAGGCTTGGACATGTGATTTGGGAGGACGAAGAGATCAAGAGGGAGATTGCAAGGAGAGGGCTGTGTCTCGAGTTATGCCTGAGCTGCAATGTCAGAGCCGGGATGGTGTTGGGCGGCTTCGAGGGCCACCACTTTGGGCACTGGAGAGGTGTCAACGGCCCCAAGATCTCACTCAGC ACTGATGATGTGGGCGTGTTCGGAAGCCCCCTATCTAACGAATATAGACTCGTGGCGGAACATTTTGGTCTTGATCGCCAGGCTATATGTAAGCTTTCCAGACAGCCTATTGATGGAATATTTGGGGGCGAACGGGAGAAAGAGAGGTTGAAAGATATCATGTGGACACGGTGA
- a CDS encoding mitofusin: MSQDYFSGNGKGKARMHQEPDSDGDNDHGHSDAPTSNHSSPPPTNSSSSRVQYMTVGNGMTSEHAARLQSMLDVDSGYGGSIAGDDRSMSSAAAWDMAMHHDRPASGAVHQMWYNAHRATLGRSINKVLELLQNLQEMNASWPAHYPSVQRARRDSSEYSSRPAFAHAHTGMEGKGSSSFRNPGLRRAMTTVEDGSAESSRAAETRSTPEPRLVSPQIAQEFSILKLDLKLGALHQTELVHSLEKSSIASLLDGKISSSIKHLLALRERIEDTASKVLITGDLNAGKSTFCNALLRRKVLPEDQQPCTAIFCEVLDARENSGVEEVHAVHKNVPYDRNDESTYDVFSLKELENIVIDNETYTQCKIYVKDSRSIDESLLNNGVVDIALIDAPGLNSDTTKTTAIFARQEEIDVVVFVVSAANHFTQSAKEFIWAAAAEKAYIFIVVNGFDVIRDKKRCEKMVLDQVAGLSPRTHKESSELVHFVSSNAIPVGPSPPGGPGGSGSSSGGSGDPGDGDDKGKGKDLDKVRDFEALEQSLRRFVLEKRARSKLAPARTYLLNILNDVNTLANVNQEVAQSELERVTQELKELEPQLESSRRAKTEVSESVDANVEETCKDVYDYTRNTLNSAILHSGSSHYDVPYPGIWNAFQYAEDLKEAMLSRIADSVSNCEEYARRKTVYGVNAIKQLGILHVGDEFQNLQFRPDVMFRRKRDALARQVDIPTELIDFVDWTTLLQRQEKFAGTGMALTVAGAVVPRMIGMNTWMDQAVTATRILSNENLRQLIIPGILVAAVAASAYVLQQIPNSLPPRLATKISTQLAELDYVHSNSSRISSSVRKVLRIPADNLRVGLDQSLKDLSAKREETIKVKGESERASRYFLNLIRQSDSERARVEGVDLETPPVGMH; encoded by the exons ATGAGCCAAGATTATTTCAGCGGTAACGGAAAGGGCAAGGCCCGAATGCACCAGGAGCCCGATTCTGATGGTGACAATGATCATGGCCATTCCGACGCGCCCACCAGCAACCACTCTTCTCCGCCACCCACAAACTCGTCCTCTTCTCGGGTCCAGTATATGACTGTCGGAAATGGTATGACATCTGAACATGCTGCCCGGCTTCAGAGCATGCTTGACGTCGACTCAGGCTACGGTGGAAGTATAGCTGGCGATGACCGTTCCATGAGTTCCGCCGCAGCATGGGATATGGCAATGCATCACGACCGACCTGCGTCGGGTGCTGTGCATCAGATGTGGTATAATGCCCATCGTGCTACCCTCGGTCgttccatcaacaaggtgCTCGAACTGCTTCAAAATCTACAAGAAATGAACGCTTCCTGGCCCGCACATTATCCTTCCGTTCAACGAGCTCGCCGCGACTCCTCCGAATACTCCTCACGGCCCGCCTTTGCCCATGCCCACACGGGTATGGAAGGCAAAGGCTCGTCCTCTTTCCGAAACCCTGGTTTAAGACGTGCCATGACGACGGTCGAAGACGGTTCCGCCGAATCGAGTCGAGCCGCTGAGACTCGATCTACACCCGAGCCCCGACTTGTTTCACCACAAATTGCTCAAGAGTTCTCTATTTTGAAGCTCGACCTCAAGCTCGGTGCTCTTCACCAGACCGAGCTTGTGCATTCATTGGAAAAGAGCTCCATCGCATCGCTTCTCGACGGCAAAATTAGTTCCAGTATCAAACATCTACTAGCTCTCCGCGAACGAATCGAGGATACTGCAAGCAAGGTCCTTATCACAGGCGATCTCAATGCTGGCAAGTCAACTTTCTGCAATGCTTTGCTCCGTCGAAAGGTTCTTCCTGAGGATCAGCAGCCTTGCACTGCTATCTTTTGTGAGGTGCTGGATGCTAGGGAGAACTCTGGTGTGGAGGAGGTACATGCGGTGCATAAGAACGTGCCCTACGACCGAAATGATGAGTCGACCTACGATGTTTTCTCACTAAAGGAACTCGAGAACATTGTCATCGACAACGAGACTTACACTCAGTGCAAGATCTACGTCAAGGATAGCCGAAGCATTGACGAATCTCTCCTGAACAATGGCGTGGTGGATATTGCCTTGATCGACGCTCCCGGCCTGAATTCCGATACAACCAAAACGACTGCCATCTTTGCCCGACAGGAGGAGATCGATGTGGTCGTGTTCGTGGTTTCCGCCGCCAACCACTTTACCCAGTCTGCCAAAGAGTTTATttgggctgctgctgctgagaaggcctACATCTTCATTGTTGTGAACGGATTCGATGTGATCCGAGACAAAAAGCGATGTGAGAAGATGGTTCTTGACCAGGTTGCCGGTCTCAGTCCCCGAACCCACAAAGAGTCCTCCGAGCTTGTGCATTTCGTGTCCAGCAACGCCATCCCTGTCGGCCCCTCGCCTCCTGGCGGTCCTGGCGGCAGCGGTAGTTCAAGTGGAGGCAGTGGTGAtcctggtgatggtgatgacaagGGTAAGGGtaaggatcttgacaaggtGCGAgactttgaggctctggagcaaTCGCTGCGAAGATTCGTGCTTGAGAAGCGTGCACGATCGAAGCTTGCACCTGCTCGAACATACCTGCTCAACATATTGAATGATGTCAACACCCTCGCAAATGTCAATCAGGAAGTTGCTCAATCGGAACTGGAGCGAGTGACccaggagttgaaggagcttgaacCTCAGTTGGAATCCAGTCGAAGGGCAAAGACCGAAGTAAGCGAGTCAGTTGATGCCAACGTTGAGGAAACATGCAAGGACGTCTACGACTACACTCGAAACACTCTTAACTCGGCCATTCTCCATTCTGGAAGCAGCCACTACGATGTACCCTACCCCGGTATCTGGAATGCTTTCCAATATGCAGAGGACCTCAAGGAAGCTATGCTGTCTCGCATCGCAGATTCTGTTTCGAACTGCGAAGAGTATGCTCGCAGAAAGACCGTGTATGGCGTCAATGCTATCAAGCAACTGGGTATCCTGCACGTTGGTGATGAGTTCCAGAATCTCCAATTCCGACCTGATGTTATGTTCCGACGCAAGCGAGATGCTCTTGCTCGCCAGGTCGATATTCCCACAGAACTGATCGACTTTGTCGACTGGACTACCTTGTTACAGCGACAGGAAAAGTTTGCTGGCACTGGTATGGCCCTTACAGTTGCCGGCGCCGTTGTGCCCCGGATGATTGGCATGAACACGTGGATGGACCAGGCTGTCACAGCAACTCGCATCTTGAGCAACGAGAACCTACGCCAGCTCATCATTCCTGGCATTCTCGTGGCTG CTgttgctgcctctgcttATGTTCTGCAGCAGATTCCCAACTCCCTGCCTCCTCGCCTTGCTACAAAGATCTCGACTCAGCTTGCTGAGTTGGATTATGTTCACTCCAACTCCTCTCgcatctcctcttccgttCGCAAGGTCCTCCGCATTCCGGCTGACAACCTTCGGGTCGGCCTTGACCAAAGCCTCAAGGACTTGAGCGCAAAGCGAGAGGAGActatcaaggtcaagggcgAGAGTGAGCGCGCCTCTCGCTATTTCCTGAACCTCATCCGCCAGAGCGATAGTGAGCGCGCCAGGGTTGAAggtgttgaccttgagactCCGCCAGTTGGCAtgcattga
- a CDS encoding mitofusin produces the protein MSQDYFSGNGKGKARMHQEPDSDGDNDHGHSDAPTSNHSSPPPTNSSSSRVQYMTVGNGYGGSIAGDDRSMSSAAAWDMAMHHDRPASGAVHQMWYNAHRATLGRSINKVLELLQNLQEMNASWPAHYPSVQRARRDSSEYSSRPAFAHAHTGMEGKGSSSFRNPGLRRAMTTVEDGSAESSRAAETRSTPEPRLVSPQIAQEFSILKLDLKLGALHQTELVHSLEKSSIASLLDGKISSSIKHLLALRERIEDTASKVLITGDLNAGKSTFCNALLRRKVLPEDQQPCTAIFCEVLDARENSGVEEVHAVHKNVPYDRNDESTYDVFSLKELENIVIDNETYTQCKIYVKDSRSIDESLLNNGVVDIALIDAPGLNSDTTKTTAIFARQEEIDVVVFVVSAANHFTQSAKEFIWAAAAEKAYIFIVVNGFDVIRDKKRCEKMVLDQVAGLSPRTHKESSELVHFVSSNAIPVGPSPPGGPGGSGSSSGGSGDPGDGDDKGKGKDLDKVRDFEALEQSLRRFVLEKRARSKLAPARTYLLNILNDVNTLANVNQEVAQSELERVTQELKELEPQLESSRRAKTEVSESVDANVEETCKDVYDYTRNTLNSAILHSGSSHYDVPYPGIWNAFQYAEDLKEAMLSRIADSVSNCEEYARRKTVYGVNAIKQLGILHVGDEFQNLQFRPDVMFRRKRDALARQVDIPTELIDFVDWTTLLQRQEKFAGTGMALTVAGAVVPRMIGMNTWMDQAVTATRILSNENLRQLIIPGILVAAVAASAYVLQQIPNSLPPRLATKISTQLAELDYVHSNSSRISSSVRKVLRIPADNLRVGLDQSLKDLSAKREETIKVKGESERASRYFLNLIRQSDSERARVEGVDLETPPVGMH, from the exons ATGAGCCAAGATTATTTCAGCGGTAACGGAAAGGGCAAGGCCCGAATGCACCAGGAGCCCGATTCTGATGGTGACAATGATCATGGCCATTCCGACGCGCCCACCAGCAACCACTCTTCTCCGCCACCCACAAACTCGTCCTCTTCTCGGGTCCAGTATATGACTGTCGGAAATG GCTACGGTGGAAGTATAGCTGGCGATGACCGTTCCATGAGTTCCGCCGCAGCATGGGATATGGCAATGCATCACGACCGACCTGCGTCGGGTGCTGTGCATCAGATGTGGTATAATGCCCATCGTGCTACCCTCGGTCgttccatcaacaaggtgCTCGAACTGCTTCAAAATCTACAAGAAATGAACGCTTCCTGGCCCGCACATTATCCTTCCGTTCAACGAGCTCGCCGCGACTCCTCCGAATACTCCTCACGGCCCGCCTTTGCCCATGCCCACACGGGTATGGAAGGCAAAGGCTCGTCCTCTTTCCGAAACCCTGGTTTAAGACGTGCCATGACGACGGTCGAAGACGGTTCCGCCGAATCGAGTCGAGCCGCTGAGACTCGATCTACACCCGAGCCCCGACTTGTTTCACCACAAATTGCTCAAGAGTTCTCTATTTTGAAGCTCGACCTCAAGCTCGGTGCTCTTCACCAGACCGAGCTTGTGCATTCATTGGAAAAGAGCTCCATCGCATCGCTTCTCGACGGCAAAATTAGTTCCAGTATCAAACATCTACTAGCTCTCCGCGAACGAATCGAGGATACTGCAAGCAAGGTCCTTATCACAGGCGATCTCAATGCTGGCAAGTCAACTTTCTGCAATGCTTTGCTCCGTCGAAAGGTTCTTCCTGAGGATCAGCAGCCTTGCACTGCTATCTTTTGTGAGGTGCTGGATGCTAGGGAGAACTCTGGTGTGGAGGAGGTACATGCGGTGCATAAGAACGTGCCCTACGACCGAAATGATGAGTCGACCTACGATGTTTTCTCACTAAAGGAACTCGAGAACATTGTCATCGACAACGAGACTTACACTCAGTGCAAGATCTACGTCAAGGATAGCCGAAGCATTGACGAATCTCTCCTGAACAATGGCGTGGTGGATATTGCCTTGATCGACGCTCCCGGCCTGAATTCCGATACAACCAAAACGACTGCCATCTTTGCCCGACAGGAGGAGATCGATGTGGTCGTGTTCGTGGTTTCCGCCGCCAACCACTTTACCCAGTCTGCCAAAGAGTTTATttgggctgctgctgctgagaaggcctACATCTTCATTGTTGTGAACGGATTCGATGTGATCCGAGACAAAAAGCGATGTGAGAAGATGGTTCTTGACCAGGTTGCCGGTCTCAGTCCCCGAACCCACAAAGAGTCCTCCGAGCTTGTGCATTTCGTGTCCAGCAACGCCATCCCTGTCGGCCCCTCGCCTCCTGGCGGTCCTGGCGGCAGCGGTAGTTCAAGTGGAGGCAGTGGTGAtcctggtgatggtgatgacaagGGTAAGGGtaaggatcttgacaaggtGCGAgactttgaggctctggagcaaTCGCTGCGAAGATTCGTGCTTGAGAAGCGTGCACGATCGAAGCTTGCACCTGCTCGAACATACCTGCTCAACATATTGAATGATGTCAACACCCTCGCAAATGTCAATCAGGAAGTTGCTCAATCGGAACTGGAGCGAGTGACccaggagttgaaggagcttgaacCTCAGTTGGAATCCAGTCGAAGGGCAAAGACCGAAGTAAGCGAGTCAGTTGATGCCAACGTTGAGGAAACATGCAAGGACGTCTACGACTACACTCGAAACACTCTTAACTCGGCCATTCTCCATTCTGGAAGCAGCCACTACGATGTACCCTACCCCGGTATCTGGAATGCTTTCCAATATGCAGAGGACCTCAAGGAAGCTATGCTGTCTCGCATCGCAGATTCTGTTTCGAACTGCGAAGAGTATGCTCGCAGAAAGACCGTGTATGGCGTCAATGCTATCAAGCAACTGGGTATCCTGCACGTTGGTGATGAGTTCCAGAATCTCCAATTCCGACCTGATGTTATGTTCCGACGCAAGCGAGATGCTCTTGCTCGCCAGGTCGATATTCCCACAGAACTGATCGACTTTGTCGACTGGACTACCTTGTTACAGCGACAGGAAAAGTTTGCTGGCACTGGTATGGCCCTTACAGTTGCCGGCGCCGTTGTGCCCCGGATGATTGGCATGAACACGTGGATGGACCAGGCTGTCACAGCAACTCGCATCTTGAGCAACGAGAACCTACGCCAGCTCATCATTCCTGGCATTCTCGTGGCTG CTgttgctgcctctgcttATGTTCTGCAGCAGATTCCCAACTCCCTGCCTCCTCGCCTTGCTACAAAGATCTCGACTCAGCTTGCTGAGTTGGATTATGTTCACTCCAACTCCTCTCgcatctcctcttccgttCGCAAGGTCCTCCGCATTCCGGCTGACAACCTTCGGGTCGGCCTTGACCAAAGCCTCAAGGACTTGAGCGCAAAGCGAGAGGAGActatcaaggtcaagggcgAGAGTGAGCGCGCCTCTCGCTATTTCCTGAACCTCATCCGCCAGAGCGATAGTGAGCGCGCCAGGGTTGAAggtgttgaccttgagactCCGCCAGTTGGCAtgcattga